The Nerophis lumbriciformis linkage group LG05, RoL_Nlum_v2.1, whole genome shotgun sequence genome contains a region encoding:
- the haus4 gene encoding HAUS augmin-like complex subunit 4 isoform X2 — MPATQSQREGLFIKAHEAEQKLQSQRRRWLRYETLHRSLQEIIQEYSVQKHRSTVPPDQKMFYETMERCLVVTMCARQLDLSNTTKQDQPFVLGLTPTQVMELMPSEKNVQKMKQILPRELEEHLKKKCLSFLSYYEPECDNQSEGLKSCKLSHLSTQMDKDKKRVASLMESDHEKAVLLQRLTQLYLSEMTKCVQLLQSLILERCLTIQADLDKKKLEYFEGKCELVLQKIKDEVAGIQLDTYTANTISAHRKIRTKLESELQACQVEKQSVELKLSSFQILGKEFEALAEEYCKFREEIDMKSWALKEFTKDNIH; from the exons AGAGCCAGCGACGTAGATGGCTGCGCTACGAGACCCTCCACAGATCACTGCAGGAGATTATCCAGGAATACAGTGTCCAGAAGCATCGTTCTACTGTACCACCTGACCAGAAGATG TTTTATGAGACAATGGAAAGGTGCCTTGTTGTGACCATGTGTGCCAGGCAGTTGGATCTCAGCAACACCACCAAGCAGGATCAGCCCTTTGTTTTGGGCTTGACCCCCACACAGGTGATGGAGCTCATGCCTTCAGAGAAG AATGTGCAAAAAATGAAGCAGATTCTACCCAGAGAGCTGGAGGAACATCTAAAGAAAAAGTGTCTCAGCTTCCTCTCCTACTATGAACCTGAATGTG ATAATCAGAGTGAAGGTCTAAAGAGCTGTAAATTGTCTCATCTGTCAACCCAAATGgacaaagacaaaaaaagagtGGCGAGTCTTATGGAGAGCGACCATGAAAAGGCAGTTCTCCTGCAAAGGCTGACACAACTTTACCTTTCT gaaatgaccaaatgtgtgCAGCTCCTGCAGTCACTCATCTTGGAGCGCTGCTTAACAATCCAGGCAGATTTGGACAAAAAGAAGTTGGAATACTTTGAAGGCAAATGTGAATTAGTCTTGCAGAAGATAAA AGATGAGGTGGCTGGGATTCAGCTGGACACGTACACAGCAAACACAATATCTGCTCACAGAAAAATCAG GACAAAGCTGGAGTCAGAGCTGCAAGCCTGTCAGGTGGAGAAACAGTCTGTGGAGTTAAAACTTTCTTCCTTTCAGATCTTGGGCAAAGAATTTGAGGCCCTGGCTGAGGAGTACTGCAAATTTCGAGAAGAGATCGACATGAAAAGCTGGGCTTTGAAGGAATTCACTAAGGACAACATACATTGA